Below is a window of Shinella sp. PSBB067 DNA.
GGGTTGCGGACATGGAGATGAACCGCGGACGCGCCAGCCTGCTCGGCCTCCAGCGCAGCGTCGGCGATCTGCTGCGGGGTAATGGGGAAGCGCGCGTGGGCGGGATTGAACTTGTTCTCACCCACGACAGCACAGGTAAGAATGACCTTCCTTGACATTGGCTGCAGCCTTTCCAGTGATTCACGTCAAAACAGGAGTGCTAATTTTGCGATCGCAGATATCTCGCATGTGGACAGAGGCCTGTCAATCTGCCATCTCACAATTAACGCATGGGGGCTGACATGAAGGAGCATGGGATGACGGCCAAACGCACTCGCCAATCGGGAGCTGGACGACGAAAGGCCACCCCTCCTCCCTTGCCGACGATCGCCGCGATCGACGGGATCTCCATCGAGCGGCAGGTCTACCAGGCTCTGCGCGTGGCGTTGATGGGGGGATCAGTGCGCCCGGGCGAGGGCTTGACCTCTCGCTCGCTTTCCGAAGCGCTTGGCGTCAGCCCGACACCTGTGCGCGAGGCGCTGAAGCGTCTCGACGCCGACGGCGCTCTTGTCAGCCGGAGCAAAAGCGCGTTTTTCGTCTATGATCCCGATCGGGTCGATTTCACCGAGATTTTTGAAATCCGCCTGATGCTCGAATCCCATGCGATCCGACGCGCCTCGTTGCAGGCGACGCCCGAACAGCTTGCACCAGCGGTGGCCGTCAATGACGAGTATCAGAAGATCCTGCTCTCCGACGAACCGTCCAGCCCGCACTCGCTACAGGTCAACTTCCGCTTTCATTTCGAACTGTACAAGCTTTCCGGCTCGGCGAAACTGGTGGAAATGATCGAGACGCTTTGGCTGCGCGTCGGCCCCACTTTGCAGCGCTACATGCCGCCGCCCGAGGATCGCAGCATATCGGTCTTCCACAACCAAATGCTCGATGCGGTGGCCAGGCGCGACCCGGACATGGCCGAAGACGCGTTGCGCAAGGACCTGACGACCGCCTACGAGGCCATCATCCCGCTTCTCCGTGACAGGGCCCCCGCCCGCTGATTTACGGCGGACGAGGCACTGCCTTGCAATCTAGGCCGTCCGCAAGCGCGCA
It encodes the following:
- a CDS encoding GntR family transcriptional regulator; translated protein: MTAKRTRQSGAGRRKATPPPLPTIAAIDGISIERQVYQALRVALMGGSVRPGEGLTSRSLSEALGVSPTPVREALKRLDADGALVSRSKSAFFVYDPDRVDFTEIFEIRLMLESHAIRRASLQATPEQLAPAVAVNDEYQKILLSDEPSSPHSLQVNFRFHFELYKLSGSAKLVEMIETLWLRVGPTLQRYMPPPEDRSISVFHNQMLDAVARRDPDMAEDALRKDLTTAYEAIIPLLRDRAPAR